AGCGGTGGTATTCGCGTTGCCGGTCGCGATGAAAATGGCCGGTTTCTTGGCTGGTGCAAAGCGGGCAGGTTAAGTTGGCCATTGTCGATACCGATTATTTTACTTGACCGTATTTTAACAGCTCGTATAATGAGCGGCTCACCAACGCGGAGCGGTAGTTCAGTTGGTTAGAATACCGGCCTGTCACGCCGGGGGTCGCGGGTTCGAGCCCCGTCCGCTCCGCCAATCTGTTTTTCTCTCCATCCCCTCCCGAATCGCAATAATTTCCGCAGATTTTTCCGGCTTGCAAAGCTGGTCCAATTTTGTATCATCGCATTTCCCGTAGAAACTATAAGGAGAAATGTCATGAGCAGCTTGAGTCCATTTGTCGGCGGTAATCTGTTTGACGAGTTGTTTCGGGATATCAGTCCGGGCTATTTGGTTCGCCCATTACACGGCGATCCGTTGCCGGCACAGATTAAAGTCGATATCAAAGAAAATCCGAACGAATATGTGGTTCACGCCGAATTGCCCGGCGCCGGCAAGGAAAATATTCACGTCCAGATCGAAGGCAACGTGGTCAGTATCCGCGCCGAAATCAGCCAGATCGATACCCAGAATAAAGACGACAAGCCGTTACGCAGCGAGCGTTATTTCGGCCAGGTATCGCGCAGTTTTCAATTGCCGGTGGATATCGACCAGAACGCCAGCAAAGCCCGCTACGATAACGGTATTCTGACGTTGAATCTGGTCAAGGCCCAAAGCAAGGGCGGCCAGCGCTTGAGTATCGATTAAGTTTCCGCAGGCGGAAAGTGTTGCCGATAATGCCGCCAAATGATTTTGAAAGTTTCGGTCAAGGTCGGGTCGTCCCTGGCGACC
Above is a window of Methylomonas koyamae DNA encoding:
- a CDS encoding Hsp20/alpha crystallin family protein; this translates as MSSLSPFVGGNLFDELFRDISPGYLVRPLHGDPLPAQIKVDIKENPNEYVVHAELPGAGKENIHVQIEGNVVSIRAEISQIDTQNKDDKPLRSERYFGQVSRSFQLPVDIDQNASKARYDNGILTLNLVKAQSKGGQRLSID